The genomic stretch ACGCTGGTAAAGTTGCTTCTTCACTTCAGGGTTTTCCACCACCACTTCCAGCACCAGGTCGCACTGAGCGAAATCAGCATCGTTACTGCTGGCTTTCAGGAACGGCACCAGCTTGGCCATCTTGCCAGCATCGGGGCCTTTGATGGTCTTCTCAAAGCTCGCTTCTTCCAGTGCTTTCTTGATGCCCGCCCCCAGCGCTTCCGGCTTGGCATCGGTCTGAGTCACTGCCAGGTTCTTCTTGATGCTGGCGGCAGCAATGCCCGAACCCATGATGCCTGCACCAATGATGCCTACACTCTGTATTGGCTTGGGTTCGACCTTGGCCGAGATGCCCATGTCCTTCTTGTTCCGATCCATGATCAGGAATACATTCACCAGTGCCCGATTGACCGGTGAGCCAAACAACTCTGCAAATGCCTTCGCCTCCGATTCATACGCGGCGGCGGCATCCAGCCCCGCGCTCATCATCATGTGCTTCAGACACACCAGCGGGGCAGGGTAGTTACCCTTGGTCATCTGCTGGATGTAGGCGGTAGCGGTTGCACCCAGGAACGCCATCTCGGTCGGGTTGGTTTTGATCGGCTGGCTCCACTTCACCCGATCCTTCTTGAACTGTCCGCTCTTTTGTTCATCGCGAATCAGCTTGATAGCTGCAGGAATCAGGTTAGCTGAGGGCACCACATCGCTCGCCAGGTTCATCATCACCCCAGTCCGGCCATCAATATTCTCGCCGCCGGTGCACAGTTCAATCGCATTGGAAAGCCCGGCAATACGCGGCGAGCGAACCGTGCCACCCCATCCGGGGAATAGGCCGAGCTTCACTTCAGGGAAGCCAAACTGGGCCTTGGGCGAGTTGCCAAAGAGCCGACGGTCGCATTGCAATGCTAGTTCCGCACCACCGCCCAGACACAAGCCATCGATGGCAGCTACCGAAACATAGTTGCCTTGGTTCAGCGTTTCGAGCAATGCCCGGCCACTTTTGCTGAAATCAACAATCTCGTTCTTGGGCGCTTCAAACGACTTCACAAACTCGGTGATGTCCGCACCGGCAATGAAGATGCCCGGCTTGCCCGATGCAATGATCAACCCAGCCAGGTCGCTTCGCTTGTTCAAGGTTTCCAGATGCTGTTTCAGTTCAGCCAGGAACGGCCTGCTGAGCACGTTCGCCCCCTTGTTGGGCAGATCAAATGTCATCAAGGCAATATCGGGTTCAGGAAAAGTCAGCTTGATCGCTGCAGTCGTAGACATGGAGAGCACCTTAGAAGATAAGTCATGGAATAGTTTACAGAGGAATAAGCCGGTTTGCACGTGCTTTTCGTGTACTGATAACTGAACATGAAAAGTGTCATGTGAAAATGATCTGCAATCGGATAACAAAAAAAGCAACCGGAATGCCGGTTGCCTGTTCGTCTTTTATCAGACTGAATTATCGACGGAAAATACGCGACAGAAAACCACGTCGGCGTTCTGGCGCAGGCTGTTCCGTGGTCTGCGTGGTGGTCACCTTGGTTTCAGACTTCTCCACCTTGGGTTCGGAGTTGCCTGTCTGGGTGACTGGATTGGTTTCGGACTTGGTTTCTGACTTGGTCACCGTGGTGGATGGAGTCATCACCTGACGAAATCCGCGGACGCGGCCTCGACTGTCCACGACCGGTTCCATGGTCATGGTCTGAGTCTGGCCATTGACGATGGTAGTGGTGGTCATGGTGCCAGGCATCACGACGACTTCGCCACGGCGGGTCATTGAGCGGGTTGAACGGCTCATCGTCATGGGAGCCGGTGCTACCGTGGTGCCGGTCGTGGGGGCAGGAACTTTTTCCTGAGCAGCCAGCGGTGTCAACAGAGCACAGGCAGCCAGGCAAACGAGGGTGCGACGCATTTCAGAATCCTCCAGATGTCGCCAATCCATCAGTCACTCCATGAGGGCGACGCTCAATCGCGTGACATACTGGTGACATTTTAGGAGGATTGCAGAGAATTGGACATGCGCGGCACAGGAGCGATGAAGTGACAATATGCAATTATCCTGCGTCACAATTATTTACACAATTGAAGAAAGGCAACTGTTATCCAGTTGCCTTTTGAATTTGGTTAATAATTGACTTTAACAGTCTGCAGGCAGTTTCTTGCGACGCAGGCTATAACCGATCATACCTAGACTGCCAATACCCATCAGCACGATGCTGGAAGGTACGGGAACTGCAACTCCATCGCCAATGCGGATGTTATCGAATTGATGGAAATTAGGCGTCTGTTCCCATTGAACATTTACCAGGTTGGTGAAACCTACAAGATTAAAGGTCTGCAACGCAAATGTTCCCTGAACCGCAATGGTGACTGTCTGGGAAATAGTTCCACCACCGTCGAATTCACCTACAAACGTGACATCAACAGTGCCACTCGTAAAGTTGAGTTGGCAGAGATCGATAGACAGCAGATCAAATGCGCCCCCGCCTGTCTTCGTCAATCGAGTAATTCCCAAAACTGTATCGTTGAACATTGCAGTCGAACCGGGGTAGCGGAATTCGCCTGTGCCAAATGTTGCAAAGGGGAATGGAGATGAGAGGTTATCGAGGGTAAAACCATCCTCAGAATAAGTGAATCCCTGGCTGTGATAACCGCTGTCATTCACTTCCAACGACTGAAAATCAATAATGATATCGGCTCTGGCAGCGGTTAGGCCGAGCGCCAGCACACAAAGGGACAACAACATGTTTCGCAGCATAGCAGCAAACTCCTTAAAGTTGGGCGAATTTTTGAACCATGAAACAAACGCGATGGAATACGCGTAACGAGGAGCATTTAAACATTGCAAATTGTGAAAGTCAAATCAAATTCAACAAATCTGATTATTTAATGCCGTGCAATAATCAAACATTCTTATCAATAGCTTATGTAATCTGTTTACTCTATCATAACCGCTTCATTCCTTTTTCAGGTTGATCCGCATGGCCGATACGCCTGCCAGTGAAAATAAACTCTACTCATCACTCTTCAACCGCACTTTCATTGGTTTCTTAATTGCAGCGTTCCTGGCGGCGTTTAATGATCAGTGCATTCATGCCGCCGCCATGTTTTTTGCGATTCGTACGGAAACGTTGACACCAGGCCTGGCGATCAGCCTGATGCCGATTCTGTTCTTCTTGCCCTGGGCCATCTTCTGCACGCTTGCTGCCTATCTTTCCGACAAGCACAGCAAACGCAACATGATGATCATCTGGAAACTCAGCGAAGTGGTGATTGCCCTGGTGGCTCTTGCCGGTTTCTGGCTCGGTACGCACCCGCCGTTCCCTGGCGCTGAACATTACGGCGCCTGGGCGGTGCTGGCTTGCGTATTTCTCATGGGCAGTCATAGTGCGTTCTATGTTCCCAACAAGTATGGCGTGCTGCCTGAGATTTTCCCGACGCATTTGCTCGCCAAAGCCAACGGCCTGGTCGAATCTGCATCCTTCCTTGCGGTCATCCTCGGCACTGCCAGCGGTGGCATTCTATCCGATGAAATGTTCTTCAAAGGCAACGAAGTAGTCATCGGTTACTTTCTGGTAGGCACTTCGATTTTCGGCTCTCTATGCAGTCTGCTGATTTTACCCATGAAGCCTGCCAATCCGAATGCGAAGTTTCCGGGGTGGAATCCGCTCAAGCTGTACGCACCGCTGTGGGCTGATCTGAAAATGCTCTTCAGCCTAGCTTCCCGCCGGACTGCTCTTTGCAGCATTGCCTTCTTCACGTTTATGACCGTCTACATGCGTGGCGTGATGTACATGCATGGCGAATCGCAGAACCCCATCTGGTCGGAACTCAAGACCAGCATGGTAGTAGCCTCCGTAGCACTGGGCATCGGTATCGGCAGTCCGCTGGCAGGGTTCCTTTCCGGCGGCAAGCTTGAACTGGGCATGGTGACCATCGGCACGCTTGGCATGGCACTCTTCAGTGCCATCGGCGCAGCGTGTGTACTCATACATAGCACCGCCGGTGATGTAGGCTTGATCATTGGCTTGATTGCCATCGGCTTCTTCTCCGGCTTCTATGTACTGCCTATGTATACGATGCTGCAGTTCCGTGCTCCCAAAGGGGGCAAAGGAGCTACGATTGCAGCAAGCAATTTTCTTAATGTGACAGGCGCTATCCTCGCTTCGTTTCTGTTCTGGGCCTTGCAGACGGGCATGCATAGTGCTGGGCTGGCGCCAGAAGTGAAAGCCACCGATGTGGTGGTTGCCAAAGGTATCCTTACGAGGCTGGAACCGCCTGGCAGCATTGAAACCGAAGCGATTGAAATCAGCAGCGAGGGCGATGATCCTGCAGCGCGCAAAGTCATCTACAGCATCAGTGCCCAGCATGGTGCCAAGGAGGCTGCATTGCCTCCCGACTTTGTGGCAGGCAAACACGACGACCATGCTGCCCAGGCTGTCATTCATCGCGGCAAAGGCGTTACCGTCGGCGATGAGGTCAAGGTTTCCACCTATATCATCCACAGCAAGTCGACTGGCAAGGATGTCATCAATTACCATGTCCGGCTGGCTAGCAAGCCTGTTCCTACGGTCTACGACAATCAGAACCTGCCAGCCTATTTATTCATGGGTGGCACGCTGCTGTCTTTCATTGTGCTGGGCCTCTTGGTCTGGCAACTACCGGACCTGTTCGCTCGAACCAGCATCTGGCTGAAGTCACTGGGCCGTTATTCCATCTCGATCGTCAATTCCAAGTATCTGCCTGCCACTGGGCCCATCGTCATGGTAACCAATGCCACCACACCTCAACATCTGGGAGACATCCATGCCTGTTGCGACAGGCTGGTGATAACCCTGCAGGGACAGCAGGCAGATCTCGCAAAAGAATTGAAACAAGCCCAGAATGCTCTGCAGGCTGACCACCTGGTGCTGATGACTGAGAACGCACCAGCTTTAACGGACATACTCAGTGGGCTCGACGCTGCAATCCCGCAACTGCAGGTATTGCCGGTGACGTACCAGATTGCGCAGCACAAAGTGCAGGTCATTCTGCATGAACCTCTCCCCGCGAGCACCACCGTGAAGGACATTCAGTTGAAATTGATCAGTTAGCTATCGGAACGGATAAAACCAGATCGGCTGCGGGCGATTTCGAGGTGTTAGCAACTTGGTAGCTCGTTGCGGATTGCGCAAGTGCCATTCACCTCCTTCGCAATCGTGTATTTCCACACTTCCAACAATCACCCCACGAGGCAACGCATCGTATGCTTGATCGCGAATGCCATACTTCTTCATCCATGATGGAACGTCATCAACCGGAATACGACTGGCATAGATCAGCACCCTGCCACGTTTCGTGGTTGCCTGCGAACGGTATTCCACTTTCTTGATGCCTCGCAGAATCGCCTCCGCATGGGGCTGACGTATGCTCAAGGCAATCATGTCATAAGGATTCTCGGAAACATTTTCCCTCACGACATTCGATTGTAATTGCTGTTTAACATGGGGATGACAGACATAACGCTGCATAGCCTGCAATGCTTTCGCAATAATATCCCCATCGCCAGGCGGACAATACTTCTCCGTGTACTGCAACAGCTTGCGAGCAAAAGGCAGCGAACTGATCTCGCGGAAGCCTATGAAATTGGCACAGGCTGCTTTGAACTTTTGAAAGTCGGCACCTGTCAGTTCCACCGGTGGAGCCAGTTGCCAGCCTGTTCCTTCCAGTTGAATCACGCCACCCGGCTTGTTGAGACATCGACCTGTGGTGAACGTGCTCCAAAGATAATAGCGACGTGGGCTGCCCAGACCTGCAATCAGCATGACCTGCCCAACTGCCTGCTTTGCAGAGCGGACTTTGGTATGGATTTGCACCGTCTGTACTTCGGGCCGCCAAGTATGAGGCAACGTCCCCTGGGTCTCGCAATTGTGATATTGAAGATAGACCCGGGGGTTCATGGCGAATTACCTTAAGCCCACGATACGCCGGGCCTGTTCCATCGTGAGTTGAGCTTCATGACGTGCTTTCGCTGCACCCTGTTTCAATACCTGTTCAACATAGTCGAGATTGGCTGCCAATTCCTTGCGACGAGCCCGTGCTGGTGCAAAGTAGCCTTCAATCTTCTCCAGCAGCATCGTCTTGGAAGTGCCATACCCCATGCCACCTGCTAGATACTTGTCCGCCAGTTCCTGCTGTTCTGTTTCGCTCGCAAAGAGCTTGTAGAGTGCAAACACGTTGCAGGTATCCGGGTTCTTAGGCGCTTCCAGAGGCGTGCTGTCAGTGACAATGCTCATCACCGTCTTTTTCAGTGGCTTGCCTTCCGCAAAGATATCAATGGTATTCTGATAACTCTTGCTCATCTTCTTGCCATCAATGCCAGGCACTACTGCAGCAACATCCAGGCGGGCTTCAGGCAACGGGAACAGATCGGTCTGATACGTACTGTTGAAGGAACCAGCCATGTCGCGGGTCATTTCCAGATGCTGAACCTGATCCTGCCCGACCGGCACAAGGTTGGAACGGTATGCGAGAATATCAGCAGCCATCAGAATGGGGTACGTGAAAAGACCAACACTGGGCGAAATGCCTCGCGCCACCTTGTCCTTGTATGAATGTGCACGCTCTAACAATCCCATGCCTGCCACAGTGGAAAGAAACCAGGTTAGTTCGGTGACTTCAGGCACATCCGACTGTCGAAAGAAAGCAGCCTTGTTGGGATCGAGTCCCAGTGCCAGGTAATCGAGAGCCACATCACGCACATTGTCACGAAGCTGCTGCGGGTTCTGCAGCGTGGTCATGGCATGATAATCAGCAATGAAGTAGAAACTCTCGTTGGTATCCTGCAAAGCAATATGTTGGCGGATGGCGCCGAAGTAATTGCCCAGATGCAGCTTACCCGAAGGCTGCACGCCCGAAAGAACGCGTAATCGTTTGGAATTGGTGCTCATTCCAGCAGTATAGTACCTCGTGTTCTACTAGCTACTTAGTGACGTTGCTAGTTCCCTTCTACCCCTTGGGGAGAAGGGGTAGGGATGAGGGGTTTTATTCATGTTTAACCATGTTTGTTGACAACAGGGTTCAATACGATTTTATTCCCCTCACCCCCGGCCCCTCTCCCCAAGGGGGGAGAAGGGAGAACTTAGCTACTCGCTCCTTCTCGATACATCTGTCCCGTCTTCGAGCTTTCTGTTCAGGATTGACGACTCGTGGAACCCGTTGACAATGATGGTGTCTACGAAAAAGGAGCAAGTCATGTCGAGTAAGAAAGTAGTGGATATCGTTCGCAATGTCCCCCCACACTGGGTAGGCGATGGCTTTCCGGTACGCAGCCTGTTTTCCTATGCAGATCGCCCGGAGCGTACCGATCCGTTCCTGCTTTTTGACTATGCAGGCCCGGCACAATTTGAACCAGCCAAGAAACGGCGTGGCGTGGAAAAACATCCGCATCGTGGCTTCGAGACGGTGACCATTGTTTATCAGGGAGAGCTTTCCCATCGCGATTCAGGTGGCCATGCCGGGAACATTGGTCCAGGCGATGTGCAATGGATGACCGCTGCTTCAGGTGTGGTGCATGAAGAGTTCCACAGTGAACGATTCACGAGAATGGGGGGGCAGTTTGAAGTGGTGCAACTCTGGGTGAATCTGCCTGCCCGCGAGAAGATGAGCAAGCCCCGGTATCAGGAAATACTCGCTGCCCAGATTCCGACCGTGAAACTTCCAGCGGACAGCGGTGGCGTTCGAGTCATTGCTGGCGAATTGGAAGGCACCCGAGGCCCGGCAAAAACCGTTACGCCTGTCAACGTGTGGGATATGTTCCTGCACGCAGGCAGCACAGTTGAACTGCCGATTCCGAAAGGCCACTCCACCATGGTCGTGGTGCAGAAAGGCAGAGTCATGATCAGAGATGACACGCTGGTAGGTGTACAACTGGCGCATATGGATCGCGAAGGCGACAAGGTCAAACTGAATGCCGTGGTGAATTCGCAGCTAGTGGTACTGACCGGCGAGCCGCTCAATGAACCCATCGTAGGCCACGGCCCGTTTGTCATGAACAGCCGGGAAGAAATCAGCGAAGCCATCCGCGACTACCAGGCGGGGAAGATGGGGATGCTGCGATAACGACTTCTCCCCCGGAGATGCATTCTCCCCTGGAGATATTTTCTCCCTTCTCCCCTGGCGGGAGAGGGGCTGGGGGTGAGGGGGTTGCAATCGAATGCGCTCTCGCGGCCCTCGGCACGGGTCTTCCGACCCCGCTGATTTGGTTCAATTCAGACAGCCGAGAGCTCCCATTGCCGCGCCTTTCGTGCGAGTGCCTCTGCCAGTGTTGGCCAGTCGTGGAGTGTGGCCGGATCGAAATCGGCACCGTTTGGCCAAACCAGTGTGTGGACTTCAAGATCAATCTTCACTTGATTGAACAGGGCTAACTCCCGCAACGGGCCGTAAAGCTCGCCGAACAAAACCGGCTCAAAGTTGATCACCTGATCTGTCTGGTCATCAAATTGTACGTGCAAGGTATAAGGCGCTACCGTTTGGAACGACTTCACGCGGTAGATAGGATGCATCGACATCTTCATCACTCCAGAGGATCAATCGGCAAAGGCGATTGTCCCGCCTGCAATCGTGCCCAATCAGCGAGCAGTTCTTCCTGGTGAAGCTCTGCCCATGCCTCCACAAGACGGCGCTGGCGTCTCGGGAGTTCACCGGCGATCAATTCGACTGGATCGAGCCCAATGATTGCCACATCGTCTTGATAGTAAGCATGAAAATGTGGCAGGTGGTGTGGTACTCCAACCTCCATGTACATGCGAATGATGATGCCAAAAAAGCGACTGAGTTCCGGCATGGTGATATTCTATCGTCTGTGTACTCTATCTGCAATTCTTGATTCACGTGCCACTGGTCGCCTCACAGAGGAGACCTGCGAGCACCTCAGTTGGTTATCCAAAAATAGACAATGATCAGGCAAACGATCACACCGAGAATAAGCCACCAGGGTTTCCGGGAGACTGATGCATCTTCCTCCAAAATAAAGTGTTCGCAATACGGGCAACGTTGAGCGTCTTCGTGAATGTGCTTGCGACAATAGGGACAGGGTATCGTTGCTTCTTCATCGTCAGAGTAGTCACGCTCCTCGTCGTCATCCCAATCATCTTCAGCGACATGGCGAGGTATAAAGAACTCCACATTCACCATAATTGGACAATGAGTTACGTTTCGTTACTTGTCCTTCATGGGTGCCACCGTTTGCGTACTCGCTGACGGTGCGCGGCTTGCAATCAACGAAGCACCGTCACTGTGGCACTCGTGCGGTTCCGTATTGTTAAATATGTATAATTTTTAGTGACTATTTGAGATCTCCTATGACGATTGATCAGCTGAAGTTTCCTCTCATTTCAAGATTGCTCATTCGATCAAGTGATCTTGCACTTAAAGCAAAGCTCTTGATTGACAATGCACATAAGTTGCTAACCTTCTCGCCTTCAAGCTTTCCAAGTGGAACTGACCATACAGCTACTCATACTATTACGGTCGAACAAATTGCTGAAATGCTACTACCTGAGTCGCTAGTAGCCAAATTGACGGATGAAGAGTTGTTCTTTCTTGTCTTAGCATGCCACTACCATGATCTTGGAATGGTAGGCACTGTCGAAGCTGATCGTGATGAGGAAGGTCGTAAGCAAACGAGACATGCACATGCCTTAACAATTGGAGAGAGATTAAAAGAACACTGGCAAGTGCTTGGGTTTAGTACTCAAAGAGAAGCCGAGATTCTTGGTGAGGTATGTAGAGGCCACCGACCAAACAGATTGAAAGGCGTGGCAAATTGGGATGATCTCCATACTGAAATGATACTAGCCCCAGGAGTATCGATTAGAACGCGTCTTGTGGCCGGTCTTATTTACTGTTCAGATGAATTACATCTTGGTGGGGACAGAACTCCGAAGCTAATTGAGCAATACCGTGAAGTAACCCAGCCCGATGCTCTAAAGCATTGGAAAAGGCATGGGATGATTTCAGGTCCAAGTATACTTGGGGAAGGACGTTTCACATTTGACGTAGCGCCTAAGTCAGCTGTAGCCGAGGAAGACTTACGGGCCAATGTATTTGCAAAGGGCTTAAGCGCAAGACGAGATCTAGTTGGACTACTAAAGCAATCCAATATCACAATAGAGCCAAGAAAAGTTTATGTTAATTGGGATCGAACTGGAATTTGGAAGTCTTTAATCACAGTATGCTTGGCATCTTTTCCCAACCCAATTAGCGAAGATGAATTAGTAAACGCCGTCTTAGAAGAATGGAGCAAGCAAACTACCAAGTTCACGAATTTGATAGAACTTTGCCAAGAAGAGGAGCGAGACCAAACTTTGGACGTGAGACGCGCCATTAGTAAGGAAGTGACAAAGGGCAGTATCGATCAGAATTCCAAAGGCATAAGCCTATCTCTCCAAAAAAAGAACGCAGACAAGTTCTTTGAATTGATGCGTGAGATCGATAAGATTGATGAATTATTCGCTGGAAGGTACCGCATAGGGTGGGAAACTCGCTTATTTGAAAGTCCATTTGGAAGAGCATATGTAGAGAAGAATGTTCTCCCAGCAATCGAAAGAGTGTTTACCGTATCATTTGCTTACGAACCATCACTTAACGAAATAAGAACCATATTACGCTATTCGCCATCTGCTGTTAGAGTAGCAGAGGTTTATCAGCCAAGTACATCAACTGTTTGCAAAGAAGAATTATTAAGGTTGGCAGTGATCACTGGTGGCATGTATGACTTGTTCAACGACACTTCACGAATACTTGAGCCTGAATTTCGTAAAGCGATTTGGTCGACAGTAAAGGGCAATGACCAGTTAGAGACGTCGCTACGATGGGTCGAAGAAATGACATTAGTAGGGGCGTATGACCCTGAACAGATAGAAGGCTTGCTCATTCCTTCCAGCGCGGAACAAAGAGCAATGGAAACACCAAAATCGAGTAATGAGAAAACAACAATACATTTTACACAAACAATTCCCAATAAGGCCCCTGCGGCCGCAACACTAATGTCTTATTTGGTAGTTGCCAGTGGCCGTTCGGGAAAGCCTTTGACAATTGCTGCCGAGACAGATGGGGTACTTACTGCAGACATAAAAAGTGCCGAGACAGAAATTTCAGGGGGTAAGACCATACGATCAATACGATTTGCGCCGGAAAGGCCTAGAGTAGTCCCGTCTGTCACTTGCCCTGCGATCTTAGACTACGACGAGGCTTCGAACACAATCCGCTTCTTGCTGTATCCGCTTTCAGATCCAGTCGGCGATCAATGTCCGCTCTTACTGAAACTTCCAACGCCGAACAAGAATAATCCGATGACTATGGTGACATTTACATGGTCTCTGCGGTGGGACAGAATGCAAATTAAGCACCTAAAACAAATCGCATATCTCAATTCCATATCCAGAAGCAGAGCCTTCCGTATCGAATCAGTATTAGCGAGCGACGGTCGTACAATTGGAGTATCCAATGCGACTGGGCTTGAGGAGGGGTTATTTCCACTTCCTTCCTGGCTTTACCTACTCTTGGACGCACTTGAAGGACAAGATGAATCTCTTGCGATCCCAATATTCGTGATTCAGGAAGAACTACAGAAAGTTGCACTGCAAGATACTGCTCAAAAACTAGACTATTGGAAGGAATTTAGAAGCAGCAAGAAAATTTTGGGCACTGCAATCGTTCTTCAGTTCGCTACTTCGGCTGGCAAAGTCTATTTTGAAGAAACGCTTAAGACTCAACCAGGGAGATTATTTAGCGCGCCAAGAATTGATAGTCCAGATATTTCTCAAACTGAATTAGAGAAAAAATGGGATGAAGGAAAGGAGTTCTTTCAATTAACTTCTTATTACAATAAGGATATCTATGAATTAGGGGAAATACTCAGGAATTGGAGCACTGGTGATGGGGCGGATTTTCCGCTTCACTTTTCTTCATCCGGGTCGCCACCGCTATATGTCAAAAGCATGCTCTCAGTCACATTTCATCCCATTTGCAACACTGAGTGGGACGACATCCAACGAGTTGTTTTCCTTCTTAGACCAGTGAACGAGCCTGAAGGGTACTCAATGGAAGCGACGTACTGGGAATCGAAGGGGGATAAGAAGCGAGCTGAGCTGGCTCGTGAAATTGCCGATAGGAAAGCAAAGTTTGAAAAAGAGGTTGACGAGAAGCCCCAAGGTGTAGAGTGATTTTGACCTAATTGTTACCCTTGAATCCCCCCTGGTTCCCCCTATCATACCCTCACTTCACATCCTCTCGGCTGCTTCGTTTGCCATTGGTGTGCTGCCAGGTCCAATGGCTTTTCGTTGAACGCACTGTGTGTTCCTTCAATTGGTCCTGGGTATATATCCCCACGGGACTGTTATGACTTTTACTGAACTCGGCCTAGCCGAGCCCATCCTTCGCGCTGTTACGAAGGAAGGCTACACCGTTCCTACGCCCATCCAGGCGCAGACGATTCCCCATTTACTCGAAGGCAAAGATGTCCTGGGCAATGCCCCCACGGGCACCGGCAAGACCGCCGCCTTCGCTCTGCCCATTCTTCATCGACTGAGCAAAGGCAAACGACCCGAAACCGGGCCACGACCGACTCGTTGCGTCATCCTGTCGCCTACTCGCGAACTCGCTGTACAGATCGACGAAGCATTCTATTCCTATGGCCACTACACCTCGCTGCGCGGCGCGGTGATCTACGGCGGCGTGGGCTATCAGCCCCAGATCATGTCGC from Planctomycetia bacterium encodes the following:
- a CDS encoding DUF4160 domain-containing protein, giving the protein MYMEVGVPHHLPHFHAYYQDDVAIIGLDPVELIAGELPRRQRRLVEAWAELHQEELLADWARLQAGQSPLPIDPLE
- a CDS encoding pirin family protein, which encodes MSSKKVVDIVRNVPPHWVGDGFPVRSLFSYADRPERTDPFLLFDYAGPAQFEPAKKRRGVEKHPHRGFETVTIVYQGELSHRDSGGHAGNIGPGDVQWMTAASGVVHEEFHSERFTRMGGQFEVVQLWVNLPAREKMSKPRYQEILAAQIPTVKLPADSGGVRVIAGELEGTRGPAKTVTPVNVWDMFLHAGSTVELPIPKGHSTMVVVQKGRVMIRDDTLVGVQLAHMDREGDKVKLNAVVNSQLVVLTGEPLNEPIVGHGPFVMNSREEISEAIRDYQAGKMGMLR
- a CDS encoding PEP-CTERM sorting domain-containing protein — translated: MLLSLCVLALGLTAARADIIIDFQSLEVNDSGYHSQGFTYSEDGFTLDNLSSPFPFATFGTGEFRYPGSTAMFNDTVLGITRLTKTGGGAFDLLSIDLCQLNFTSGTVDVTFVGEFDGGGTISQTVTIAVQGTFALQTFNLVGFTNLVNVQWEQTPNFHQFDNIRIGDGVAVPVPSSIVLMGIGSLGMIGYSLRRKKLPADC
- a CDS encoding enoyl-CoA hydratase/isomerase family protein; this translates as MSTTAAIKLTFPEPDIALMTFDLPNKGANVLSRPFLAELKQHLETLNKRSDLAGLIIASGKPGIFIAGADITEFVKSFEAPKNEIVDFSKSGRALLETLNQGNYVSVAAIDGLCLGGGAELALQCDRRLFGNSPKAQFGFPEVKLGLFPGWGGTVRSPRIAGLSNAIELCTGGENIDGRTGVMMNLASDVVPSANLIPAAIKLIRDEQKSGQFKKDRVKWSQPIKTNPTEMAFLGATATAYIQQMTKGNYPAPLVCLKHMMMSAGLDAAAAYESEAKAFAELFGSPVNRALVNVFLIMDRNKKDMGISAKVEPKPIQSVGIIGAGIMGSGIAAASIKKNLAVTQTDAKPEALGAGIKKALEEASFEKTIKGPDAGKMAKLVPFLKASSNDADFAQCDLVLEVVVENPEVKKQLYQRIEPMMKPGAILASNTSAISIGVLAEGLKNPDRFVGIHFFNPVRQMPLVEIIKGPKTSDQTVISAVAYAKNLGKVTVVVKDGPGFLVNRVLFPYMNEAMELILDGVSLRDIDKASKAFGMPMGPITLSDVVGMDTALLAGGVMLKAFPDRVIKTPVLEAIVKAGRLGQKTGSGFFKYGGGKKDKAQDDPTVETIIGPLRRKGTPPSLNQATERLFLPMLLEATRILMEKKVRHAADVDLGVINGIGFPPFKGGLMFWADTVGAGKILEMLKPYESLGERYKPTPLLQELAASGKKFYDLPPNEI
- a CDS encoding MFS transporter, translating into MADTPASENKLYSSLFNRTFIGFLIAAFLAAFNDQCIHAAAMFFAIRTETLTPGLAISLMPILFFLPWAIFCTLAAYLSDKHSKRNMMIIWKLSEVVIALVALAGFWLGTHPPFPGAEHYGAWAVLACVFLMGSHSAFYVPNKYGVLPEIFPTHLLAKANGLVESASFLAVILGTASGGILSDEMFFKGNEVVIGYFLVGTSIFGSLCSLLILPMKPANPNAKFPGWNPLKLYAPLWADLKMLFSLASRRTALCSIAFFTFMTVYMRGVMYMHGESQNPIWSELKTSMVVASVALGIGIGSPLAGFLSGGKLELGMVTIGTLGMALFSAIGAACVLIHSTAGDVGLIIGLIAIGFFSGFYVLPMYTMLQFRAPKGGKGATIAASNFLNVTGAILASFLFWALQTGMHSAGLAPEVKATDVVVAKGILTRLEPPGSIETEAIEISSEGDDPAARKVIYSISAQHGAKEAALPPDFVAGKHDDHAAQAVIHRGKGVTVGDEVKVSTYIIHSKSTGKDVINYHVRLASKPVPTVYDNQNLPAYLFMGGTLLSFIVLGLLVWQLPDLFARTSIWLKSLGRYSISIVNSKYLPATGPIVMVTNATTPQHLGDIHACCDRLVITLQGQQADLAKELKQAQNALQADHLVLMTENAPALTDILSGLDAAIPQLQVLPVTYQIAQHKVQVILHEPLPASTTVKDIQLKLIS
- a CDS encoding ASCH domain-containing protein — encoded protein: MNPRVYLQYHNCETQGTLPHTWRPEVQTVQIHTKVRSAKQAVGQVMLIAGLGSPRRYYLWSTFTTGRCLNKPGGVIQLEGTGWQLAPPVELTGADFQKFKAACANFIGFREISSLPFARKLLQYTEKYCPPGDGDIIAKALQAMQRYVCHPHVKQQLQSNVVRENVSENPYDMIALSIRQPHAEAILRGIKKVEYRSQATTKRGRVLIYASRIPVDDVPSWMKKYGIRDQAYDALPRGVIVGSVEIHDCEGGEWHLRNPQRATKLLTPRNRPQPIWFYPFR
- a CDS encoding DUF2442 domain-containing protein, which produces MHPIYRVKSFQTVAPYTLHVQFDDQTDQVINFEPVLFGELYGPLRELALFNQVKIDLEVHTLVWPNGADFDPATLHDWPTLAEALARKARQWELSAV
- the trpS gene encoding tryptophan--tRNA ligase, producing the protein MSTNSKRLRVLSGVQPSGKLHLGNYFGAIRQHIALQDTNESFYFIADYHAMTTLQNPQQLRDNVRDVALDYLALGLDPNKAAFFRQSDVPEVTELTWFLSTVAGMGLLERAHSYKDKVARGISPSVGLFTYPILMAADILAYRSNLVPVGQDQVQHLEMTRDMAGSFNSTYQTDLFPLPEARLDVAAVVPGIDGKKMSKSYQNTIDIFAEGKPLKKTVMSIVTDSTPLEAPKNPDTCNVFALYKLFASETEQQELADKYLAGGMGYGTSKTMLLEKIEGYFAPARARRKELAANLDYVEQVLKQGAAKARHEAQLTMEQARRIVGLR